A single region of the Lotus japonicus ecotype B-129 chromosome 4, LjGifu_v1.2 genome encodes:
- the LOC130710688 gene encoding uncharacterized protein LOC130710688, whose amino-acid sequence MDAVELPLPVEVASPPKLTGSDNFRTPSMVATHSNSIHSSLIQNDVANMKTAAEFPSCNEFMKTQLCKSSSSLSHHKGNMFPKDMPGGNGKNCAVITSRPEGVPSQRKATKSNRTSSSCSKRPRMSQSEDSMSANGIEESKNISDKFGSLDLKCTSPDTEKSQLPRQKSNNSKRGDKRNFKVPSAKAKFESSSMKMGAYAFSSSSGGNNFFGLCGLKHDFHDVTKLMDEPPLDELLKGTFICPILSKDKGKKASNMNDSFLSSVRKACSVLQLPKPVPSQNMAEMDYSSNKKISTCQLSSVCAVESVGNGDKEQSCTTDMPSCKKDTSSETENTASPLDFPLCQPKEVLERIALHPFRDLESLLIDVSKPAISTKNSNDPRSGKQVSRRPSLPAFPWSHAFGGHSRTNSDTAKLSTSRSTCQAKWARIGVIASSTDIDCSLFTDLDSFSYDESLVPSSGSSDYKRISSLFANLKLGSLPPITCPKDSQVNAELGGQVDHKENDEHSPRVLAAAQILCEMKNQQPRQSSDGILRWQRKTSLKAMKSCYFKSNEKFEETHSSSVSVSGSDMMARRMDQAMPSKKPRLSIGENKNSGPSNNVKKGPCGWPTSKSGRSLPSKQVRNSIIENKRTHGSIMKQHCMMPPPARNLDKAYDGQQQVGKSVLMDWKRGRDKSD is encoded by the exons ATGGATGCTGTCGAATTGCCTTTACCTGTTGAAGTTGCTTCCCCACCCAAATTGACGGGATCCGACAATTTCCGCACACCCAGCATGGTTGCTACTCATTCAAATTCAATTCACTCATCTCTCATCCAAAATG ATGTCGCAAATATGAAAACCGCTGCCGAGTTTCCCTCCTGTAATGAATTTATGAAGACTCAACTCTGTAAGAGTTCTAGTTCGCTCTCGCATCATAAGGGAAACATGTTTCCCAAAGATATGCCTGGTGGTAATGGCAAAAATTGTGCTGTTATTACTTCCAGACCGGAAGGTGTACCATCACAACGAAAAGCCACAAAATCTAACAGGACTAGTAGTTCGTGTTCAAAGAGACCACGGATGTCACAGTCAGAAGATTCCATGAGCGCTAATGGAATTGAGGAGTCAAAGAATATTTCTGACAAGTTTGGATCACTTGATTTGAAGTGTACTTCTCCAG ATACAGAGAAAAGTCAATTACCAAGACAGAAGAGCAATAACAGCAAGCGTGGTGATAAGAGGAACTTTAAAGTTCCTTCTGCAAAGGCTAAATTTGAGTCATCCTCCATGAAAATGGGGGCATACGCCTTTAGTTCTTCCTCTGGAGGGAACAACTTTTTTG GTTTATGTGGTCTGAAACATGATTTTCATGATGTCACAAAGCTTATGGATGAGCCACCATTAGATGAGCTCCTTAAGGGAACTTTTATCTGCCCCATTTTAAGCAAAGATAAAGGGAAGAAGGCATCAAATATGAATGATAGTTTTTTGAGCTCAGTTAGAAAGGCTTGCTCTGTCTTGCAGCTCCCAAAACCTGTTCCGTCCCAAAATATGGCTGAGATGGATTACTCCTCCAACAAGAAAATCTCCACTTGCCAATTGAGCTCAGTTTGTGCAGTAGAAAGTGTTGGTAATGGGGATAAAGAGCAGTCTTGCACAACTGATATGCCTTCATGTAAGAAG GATACTTCTAGTGAAACAGAAAATACAGCTAGTCCCCTTGACTTTCCATTATGTCAACCTAAGGAAGTCTTGGAACGGATTGCACTCCATCCATTCCGAGATTTGGAGTCTTTGCTGATTGATGTGTCCAAGCCTGccatttccacaaagaatagtAATGACCCCCGTTCCGGCAAGCAGGTATCTCGTCGGCCAAGCTTGCCGGCCTTTCCATGGTCACATGCTTTTGGTGGTCACTCTAGAACTAATTCTGACACCGCTAAGTTATCAACAAGTAGAAGCACATGCCAAGCTAAATGGGCAAGGATAGGTGTCATTGCTAGCTCTACAGATATTGATTGCAGTTTGTTCACAGACTTAGATTCATTCAGCTATGATGAGAGCCTTGTTCCTTCATCTGGAAGTTCAGACTATAAAAGAATTTCATCTTTATTTGCTAATCTTAAGTTGGGTTCTTTGCCTCCTATAACATGTCCTAAAGATTCTCAGGTTAATGCAG AATTGGGAGGCCAAGTTGATCATAAAGAAAATG ATGAGCATTCTCCAAGAGTATTAGCTGCTGCACAAATTCTGTGTGAAATGAAAAATCAACAACCGAGGCAGAGTTCAGATGGAATTTTGAGATGGCAAAGGAAAACCTCACTCAAGGCCATGAAATCTTGCTACTTCAAATCAAATGAGAAATTTGAAGAAACACACTCATCGTCAGTTTCAGTGAGTGGGTCTGACATGATGGCCAGAAGAATGGACCAGGCAATGCCGTCAAAGAAGCCAAGGCTTTCCATAGGCGAGAATAAGAATAGCGGTCCCTCCAACAATGTAAAGAAAGGACCCTGTGGGTGGCCTACTTCAAAATCAGGTAGATCATTACCCAGCAAACAAGTTAGAAACTCTATTATAGAAAACAAGCGTACACATGGGAGCATCATGAAGCAACATTGCATGATGCCCCCACCTGCAAGGAATTTGGATAAGGCTTATGATGGTCAGCAGCAGGTTGGAAAATCAGTATTGATGGATTGGAAAAGGGGAAGGGACAAGTCGGATTGA
- the LOC130710689 gene encoding protein LURP-one-related 17-like, with protein MRRLLSRFKFLSRAVHEGEHEHEHDHGERNNKYPMTEGGLCTTTSLTVWRKSLVISCKGGFTVIDSHGNLVYRVDNYILHPDEVTLMDASGNSLLTMRHRRKKLGLVDSWFVYEGETGKLHIKRSKLGNLRKSPVCCVRKRVNILNGNSGVQACVYRVAPDSDDKGHAMFTVEGSYADRTCKVLDEYKKTVAEIKRKEANSKDVSFGIEIFQLIVHPGFDPAFAMGLVLLLDQMFS; from the exons ATGAGGAGGTTGCTTTCTAGGTTCAAGTTTCTATCAAGAGCAGTGCATGAGGGTGAGCATGAGCATGAGCATGATCATGGGGAGAGAAACAACAAGTACCCTATGACAGAAGGAGGTTTGTGCACAACAACATCACTCACAGTTTGGAGAAAATCCCTTGTGATTAGTTGTAAAGGAGGATTCACAGTGATTGATTCACATGGAAATCTGGTGTATCGGGTTGACAATTACATCTTGCACCCAGATGAAGTCACTCTCATGGACGCTTCAGGAAACTCTCTCCTCACCATGCGTCACCGCCGCAAG AAGCTTGGGTTAGTAGATAGTTGGTTTGTATATGAAGGGGAAACAGGGAAACTGCATATAAAGAGGAGCAAGTTAGGCAACTTAAGAAAGAGTCCAGTTTGTTGTGTAAGGAAGCGTGTGAACATTTTAAATGGCAATTCCGGGGTTCAAGCATGCGTGTACCGTGTAGCACCGGATTCAGATGACAAAGGGCACGCGATGTTTACGGTTGAAGGCTCTTATGCAGACAGGACGTGTAAGGTGTTGGATGAGTACAAGAAAACCGTAGCTGAAATCAAGAGAAAGGAGGCAAATAGCAAAGATGTCTCTTTCGGGATTGAGATTTTTCAGTTAATTGTTCATCCTGGGTTTGATCCTGCCTTTGCCATGGGACTCGTTTTGCTACTGGATCAAATGTTTTCATAA